The following DNA comes from Henckelia pumila isolate YLH828 unplaced genomic scaffold, ASM3356847v2 CTG_461:::fragment_3, whole genome shotgun sequence.
TGTGATTTTTTCTGAAAGCTCTCTGAATTCTCCTTTGAAGTGTACGTTTGTTTGTGCTCGGAAATTCTTTACTTATAGATGAGAGTCCAAGCATGGAAGGATTTCCTTGTAGAGTCCTACACAAATAAGGAAATAAGTCTTTGTTATGAATAAGACTCTTTTGAACACAAACAATAATATCTCGATAATATTTGATAACAATGATAACCAATAATTCCTTATCAAGATATTAATGAATCTAGGTAAATATCTATCTATAGATTTTCGATAAAAGCATATAATATTTAAcctatcatatcatatcttgataatattttataaacataaatcactTAATTTTCTAatcaaaatataatattcaTTCTAGATAAATATCTATCCTAGTCAATATCGAGAGCATAGAATATTTATACTAGATCCTATCTTTGTCGAAGGCAAAATTCAAATGCAATCTAATTAATCTCAAGGTAGAAATTTCAAGgaattaaaattcctttcaatgtTCATTGATTTTTCAGTCGACCTCGCATCTATTACTAAAAATTGATCCTTAATTAGATGCACGGTGGCATGAAATTTCCAAGGATTAATCTAACCCAAGTTAATTAACAAATAAAAGGTTTCGTTAATTTATACTCATAAATGAGTGGACACCGACATTTTATTCACAGTTCCGCTAAGATAATGTTAAGCACTTTCATGTAAAAGATCATCCATTCGAACCTAGGAAATCCAGTTTGGAACTCGTATTTTTCCCAGATATACGTTGTAATTAATACTCAAAAGACATCTTTTAGCTTCATCTTTAAAACTATGCTTTATGTTTTAAATTGGTTGAATATGCTTGGAATGATTTCAAACCGTGTGTTTTTCCAATCGAGATAATTTACGATTTCGATGGCAAATGAAAATGGTAGGAATAGTTTGAAGCAATCCTCAGTATGACAAATAATGCGTGCTTGATAATGAGAAAAATAATCCTTATATTATTGGTTGGATACAAGCATCAATCCTTGATGTTCAGGTCGTTTGTATGCACAACAATTGGGCTCCTGACGTTATGAACTCCATCAGACCACTCCAATGATGCAGACAACATTGTCTTATCCTTTACTTTCCCACTAATAATCACTGCAAACGATTGTTTTTGGTTCAGCGCGGAAAATTTAAGGATGCTAGGATTCACAGTGATGTTATACTGTGAACTTTTGCTGATTATTGCCTTGTATGTTGAATTTGCGGATCCTTTGTTTGTTACCGTTCTGTCGAATTTTGCTGTGAATGGCGTAGTACTATTTTTAGTTCCACTGGATGCAACTTGGATTGCCATTGCAGGGTAGTTCAGGTCGGTGGATGTCGCGTTCTTGCCTGGACAATGGACAGTTACTCCAAATAATTTACCAAGAAATGATTCATCATAGCCGTAGCCGCAAAGGAATTTGACATAATCATCCGTTGAAATCTCGTAGATGAGACCGGGATCAGCAGCTTTGACAGGATCAATATGGCCTGCTCCGTAAGAAAATTCGGCCAACTGATTCCTTTTGGGATTCATTCTCCTTGCTACAAGGGAAATTAAAGGCATTCATTAAGCAATGATGCAGCTACAATCTTTAAATTTCTTGTGATGCAAAATATGAAATTACCGGTTGTCATGAGGGCTGATTTGATTGCAGAAGGCGACCAATCCGGGTGGAGTGATTTAACATAGGCAGCTGCACCGGTGACATGAGGGCAAGCCATCGATGTCCCAGATAATATGTTATATTTCACGGATCGCTTATCATAACCTGTAGGTGGACTCACAGGTGAATATGCTGCTATGATCTCGATTCCAGGGGCTGTTACATCTGGCTGTGTATGCAAATATTCGATTACTAAGTCGTcgtgtgaattttcttgaaagtGGTAATGACTGTATTTTGTTCCCTATGTACCTTCAAGATATTTGGATACAAGACATTTGGGCCTTTAGTAGAAAATGAAGCAACGGAAGGGGCATCAAGATTTTTCACTTCTTCACTCTTGAGTATGTCCACGGTATGATTTCTGCATTAAAGATTGGTTAGTATAAAAACTTCTTTATACTCGAGAGTTTCTGTACTATATTTGATGTTGGATTTTTACTTTGTGGCACTGAAGTATCTTAGCAAGTCACTGAAGAGAGGTTTACTTAAACCAGAAGTCGCCAATGGAACGACCGGGGCAAAATCTGGAAACTCTGCAGACTGAACGACCGAACCAGCTGCTCCAGCCCTGGTGGCTTCATCCACGCCTCGGCGTTCGCTGCAAAGCACTACCTTGCCTTGTACTTTACTTGGATCTAAACAGAAAATACGACAGGTCCTGAAATTTTCAAACGGAAAATGAATATTATGTCTAAATTTTGGTATTTACACCGGTGAGAATTTCAACTTTCAAGAATTGAACTAACTGAGCATCCTTTTCTCCGCATTCAAAGCTCGCGATTTCTTCACCATCTGCTAAGGGATATTGTCGCCCCTTCATGTCGAAAGTATTCACCGCTTTTCCCTGTAGGATATGTAGTATAATTTGATCAAAATGCGAGCTTAAAGATTTAGCAACGAGCAGCATATACTTCTCAAGAAAATGCATTCACACCGTCAGTATAGTTCCATTCCCAAGAACAACTTTGCTGATGATACCCCTATCAGTAGTGCTAGCTGCAACCGTGAAAAGCCACGGAGAGATGCTCGAAACCTTTGATCGAGTCCCCTGATTCCCTGCTGCTTGTACAACTAAAATTCCCTTTAGGAAAGCGTGAAATGCCCCGATCGCAACCGCATCATCTGCCAATTCAGTTGGCCGATTGCCTCCAAGAGAGACACTTATGATATCAACTCCATCAGCTATGGCATCGTCGAAAGCAGCTAATATATCTGCAGCCTCACATCCCATATTGGGGTAGCATACTTTATATGCCGCGATTCTTGCGGATGGTACCCCTCCTCTTGCGGTCCCATCAGCGTAGCCATAAAAACTGGTACCTTTTACATAGTTTCCAGCTGCTGTAGATGCTGTATGAGATCCGTGGCCTTCTTCATCCCTGGTTGTCTTCTGGCTTGGCATAAGAATTAAAGAATCGCCGTAGAAGCGGGCTCCGATTATTTTGCTGAGTGCAGAAAACAGAGACGTTAATAAATTTTGATCATGAAAATGCATGGAATATTGATCACGGTGAGAAAAAGGGTGGTATTTTACTTGTTGCAAGTGAAGTTTACTCCTCCTTGACACGCTCCATTCCATTTCCTTGGAGGATGGCTGAAGCCCTTGTCGCTAAAACTCTCTGATTCTGGCCATATTCCCGTGTCAATGACTCCGATGATCGTGTCGCTCTCCACGGTGGGATTTCGATGGACATTTCCAGGGAATCCCATGAAATCCCATGATCTTGTTGTTTGTGTTCGAAGAGTCCTACTAGGAAAAACTGATACCACTTCTTCCTTCCCTGGATTTCAATTAAAGGCATTGAAAAATTTTCTGATCAGAGTTACAATTTTTTGTCCTTGGAAGGCATATAATTAGaagcattattatttttttttgaaagtatAATTAGCAGCATTATAAAAGttaggaaaaataagtttttgatccattaacttgtccatgttttgtTTTGGTCTATTAACTTTTCTGATGTGGTTTTGGTACAATacctttgcattttcagtgttttttggtccaactgcataaatgtcaacttctgattggtccaaaatgatgacaTAAACCAATCAAaagctgacacgtatgcagttggacaaaAAAACACCAAAAATGCAAAGTTAATATACCAAAACTCatatcgaaaaagttaatggaccaaaacccaatTGATGTAAAGTAACTAaactaaaaaacttatttttcctaaAAATTAACCAAGAGAGCTGGCAAATTATGTGACTATATGTAATGCTTAATTACTTGCTAACTTTTCCCGCTCTTCTTGTGTGAGATAGGCAGCAAATCCATTGAAACTCCTCGTATAACTTCTGACCAATGATCGATCTCGGAACCTTCAAGGAAATCACAAGATGATATGTATGCACAAGAATTAGTTGGCTGTAAATTTGTGTTAATCGTGATTCTATATATGTAATGGAGAAAACTCATTGTACGAAATGTCTGCTGATAGtctcttataaaaaaaaatatagtctAGCATAAAATCATCTGTGTTCATGTTACCTGATGTCCACAACTTCTTGAAGCATGTTCACGTGATCCGTCGAAGATAATG
Coding sequences within:
- the LOC140872132 gene encoding subtilisin-like protease SBT4.3, producing MARLQYSIKLSYVLLAVCSLGLLIRCRASDEERKVYIVYMGHHGEKEPLSSTDHVNMLQEVVDIRFRDRSLVRSYTRSFNGFAAYLTQEEREKLARKEEVVSVFPSRTLRTQTTRSWDFMGFPGNVHRNPTVESDTIIGVIDTGIWPESESFSDKGFSHPPRKWNGACQGGVNFTCNNKIIGARFYGDSLILMPSQKTTRDEEGHGSHTASTAAGNYVKGTSFYGYADGTARGGVPSARIAAYKVCYPNMGCEAADILAAFDDAIADGVDIISVSLGGNRPTELADDAVAIGAFHAFLKGILVVQAAGNQGTRSKVSSISPWLFTVAASTTDRGIISKVVLGNGTILTGKAVNTFDMKGRQYPLADGEEIASFECGEKDAQTCRIFCLDPSKVQGKVVLCSERRGVDEATRAGAAGSVVQSAEFPDFAPVVPLATSGLSKPLFSDLLRYFSATKNHTVDILKSEEVKNLDAPSVASFSTKGPNVLYPNILKPDVTAPGIEIIAAYSPVSPPTGYDKRSVKYNILSGTSMACPHVTGAAAYVKSLHPDWSPSAIKSALMTTARRMNPKRNQLAEFSYGAGHIDPVKAADPGLIYEISTDDYVKFLCGYGYDESFLGKLFGVTVHCPGKNATSTDLNYPAMAIQVASSGTKNSTTPFTAKFDRTVTNKGSANSTYKAIISKSSQYNITVNPSILKFSALNQKQSFAVIISGKVKDKTMLSASLEWSDGVHNVRSPIVVHTNDLNIKD